A stretch of DNA from Kwoniella mangroviensis CBS 8507 chromosome 1 map unlocalized Ctg01, whole genome shotgun sequence:
TTCGTCTCCAAAATCTAACTTCAACAACATAGaaatttgactcaccatgttCCGTTGGGGCCATGGTACCAGCATCTATGTTCATATAAGGATCAATCTTAATAGCTGTCACTTTCAATCCAGCAGCCTTGAGTGTAAGACCAGTACTCGAGGCTATTTGCGTATATTTTATCAGTACTGGAACGGCCAGTCATGTTTGGACTGTGATTACTCACCGATGACACCCTTTCCGATACCGCTGCAGGAATGTTCACGTGTTCAGCTTTCGCCAGCTACAGTAACTAAACTTCAGAAGCAGACTCACGAGATGACACCTCCACAGACTAAGATGTATTTGACCATTTTGAGGGATTGCTCTTTCTATCTATCTAATTCAGGAAGAAAAGCTGTAGATCAAACAGGCTTTGTACGCGACAAAACTCCTTGCTGTTCAAACGGGTATTCGCGTTCTGGGCAGGACCTGCTAAGCGTGTTGCGAGGATAAGAGTAGACCGGGTAGATGTGTACAGAGAATAGGGTAGCAGAAGAAAGactgaagagagagatgttgAGATGTAAACTTCATCTTGGGCTTCGCGTAGACTGAACAATTTTCAACTTTTATAGAAAGGAAACATGGAAAGCGGACATCACCGACAGTTGATTGTATGAAAAGCGGAATCAAATTACCACGATAACCTGTGACTCGAAGTGATCTTGGACCAAAGTGGCAGTGAGAGGCAGGCCAAAGTAAATAGGAAAGTGTGTCGTTCGTTGCATTGCAGTATGAAAGCACTGTGGAGACACTGGCCTGCctctgatcaatcttccgATAGTATTAACGATCAGAAGAACACTGTTGATAGGTGTTGGGAAGTCAAATtcaatcaaatcgatcaggCAAAACCTCTCGACGCATGGTGACACGGCAAAGCCGAAACGGCAATCCAGTGATCATTGATTACTATGCGACTAATTATCTGGGCCAGATATCGCCCTGCCTTttgatgaaagagaacaaGGAAgtacatctcacatcatatCACAGTAATTGATCATGACATCGACCTATCATTAGACCTCGACTATGTCATCAGCATCTCAGCGGTAATAATGGCAGAACTAGTGACACGGCAATCTGAACCTGACCAAACTAAGCTATCGGACAGATCGAGACCTATCAGTGTATGCGGATGTCACGGAGGCCACGATCCGTTTGAACTGATCTGGATGTGGATCACCAGGAATCAACTAACATCGCTGGCCATTCAACTAAATTCAGACATCCGGATCAAAACGGAAAAGTCAAGATTGTCGAAATATGACACATATCAAAAACAGAACAGGTCTTTTGGTTCAATATGAAGAATCCAGTCTGTAAATAACGTACAACAATGAGACAGGGATGAACAGGCCGGGTCTGCCTGCCGATCAGGTATCAGGCCCATTTCCCCGGCTGAACAATCAGCCGTCATTCCTGTTTCTGCTACTTCCCCCCGGATCGTCCAGATCTGATTGAGAGAGATAAACAAAGGGTCTCCACATTTTTATCGATTTTATCTTTACACGGAGGTCCGataagaggagaaagaatGATCAGATAGGTTTAAAACGAGTAAACTACCGGCGGTATCGTCTGGGGTCGGGATTATCAGGTGTAAAACCGAGAAAGCGGTCAACTCCGCTGTGCAGGGTAGGCTCACCGTTTGCATGCCTATTAGGTGTTTTCCCACGTGTTTTGCGTCATTCATTCCCTTGTCCGAGTTGGTCCCCAATTCCTCATATGGTTCCGTCATTCCCACATCAATTGGATCCACACATTCCCTCattttccttcatcttcttctctcattccactcccctcatcttcagcagaCAAGCAACAAAAACAaagacaacaacaacaatgtcCACCGTCACCAAAGTACACGCCAGACAAGTGAGTACACACACGTACAGATTCACAGATGAGACAATCAACAAGGATATTAGGATGTTAGCTGACATGGAACGTATAAACGTTTATGATAGATCTTCGACTCAAGAGATAAGTCTtcactccttcatctctATGCTATTCTTCACTTCCATGCAATCTCTCCCCTCACCATGCGTGACCTCTACCTTACTCCAATCGCCTCCCTTTACTTCCTTGTTACTCGACCACTCCTAcccttccatctctcctcttctttcgtttctttcttccttttgtTTCTCCACTTTGATCTCGTATCTCATATTCTCGACTTCATAGACTTTGCAATATGGCTTGAAGTCACACTTGTATTCTCAGAATGACAATGCTGACGTTAGCCCTTTCCTCCTCCCCATCGccccttctcttccttgcaTTACCATATCTCGCATCTATCTTCtgttgatggattgacgATCATACGTAACCCTACCGTTGAGGTCGATGTCCACACCGAAAAAGGTAGGTCACTTTCTTTTGAAGTTGATTGTGATCGAGAActcacagctgatatccatctcttcactGCGATCTCAGGCCGATTCAGAGCCCAAGTTCCATCCGGTGCTTCTACCGGTGCTCACGAGGCCATTGAATTGAGAGACAAAGGGTCAGACTACGTCGGTAAAGGTAAGCTCCTCGCGTATCTTGCGAATGACTGAGCTACCGGCTTACACAGATATATCCTTGTGTTAGGTGTCCTCAAAGCCGTCAAGAACGTCAACGAAGTCATCGCTCCCGCTCTTATCGATGCCAAGATCCCTGTCACATCCCAAAAGGAAATCGACGACTTCCTCATCAAACTTGACGGTACCGACAACAAGGGTAAATTAGGTGCCAACGCCATCCTCGGTGTTTCCATGGCCGTTTCTGAAGCTGGTGCCGCtgatcaggtgagctgcATTTTCACTTATTCAGGCGATTCTAGCTGACAGCGATATGATCACAGGGTAAACCTCTCTACGCTTACCTTGCCGGTCTTGCTGGTGTCTCCGAGCCTTACGTTCTCCCCACCCCCGCTTTCAACGTTATCAACGGTGGTTCTCACGCCGGTAACGCCCTTGCTTTCCAAGAATTCATGCTTCTCCCCACCGGtgcttcttccttcaccgAAGCCTTGAAGATGGGTTCTGAAACCTACCACACCCTCAAGAAGGTCATCACCAAGAAATACGGTATTGATGGTGGGTTGAGCAGTCCTTGACTCTTACCGACAAATCACAACTGACGATGATATGCATAGCCGCCAATGTCGGTGACGAAGGTGGTTTCGCCCCTAACGTCTCTGGTGCTGAGGAATCCCTTGACCTCCTTACCGAAGCTATCAAGCAAGCTGGTTACACCGGTAAAGTCCAAATCGGTCTTGATGTCGCTTCTTCCGAATTCTACAAGGAGGGTAAATACGATCTTGACTTCAAGGTAAGcccatccttctcaaatCCGATACAAATCAGCTAACATGTGATGTCTTCATGGTAGAACCCCAACTCTGACTCCTCCAAATGGCTCTCGGGTAAAGAACTCGCCGACCTCTACAACTCCTACGTCGACaaatacgatatcatctcaatcgaAGACCCCTTCGACCAAGATGATTTCGACGCCTGGACCCACTTCACCACCACTTCCAAGATCCAAATCGTCGGTGATGACTTGCTCGTCACCAACCCTCAGAGAATCAAGACTGCCATCGAGAAGAAGGCCTGTAACGCTCTTttgctcaaggtgagtacgaaaTCCTAACATATATCAGGTGTTAGGCTTACCTGCTTGTTACGTTATAGATTAACCAAATCGGTACCATCTCTGAATCCATCCAAGCGTGAGCTTCAGATACTCTTTCTTTTTCGATGCTCTCGCAGATTAGCTGATTCACCACTGTAGCGTTCAACTCTCTCAATCTAACGGTTGGGCTGTCATGACCTCTCACCGATCTGGTGAAACCGAGTCCACCTACATTGCTGATCTCGCCGTTGCTCTCAAGACCGGGTAAGTCTCGCTCATCTGACGCTGTCAAGATCTTGTGCTGACTGTCGGAGCTCATGTCATACAGTGAAATCAAGACTGGTGCTCCTTGTCGATCCGAACGAGTTGCTAGTGAGTAGTTGAGTGTCACAGCTTTATGCTGTACATAAGCTAATATCCGTCATTCTTTTCCTCAGAATACAACCAACTCCTCCGAATCGAAGAAGAACTCGGTGATAAAGCCATCTACGCTGGTTCCAAAGGTTTGAGCAAGGGTACCACTGCCCCTGAACTCAAGGACAACTAAGCGGATTTGATAGTTAAATTGTGGAGATTTTCGTATGACAGTGGAAGGTAGTTTTTTTTTTTAAAAAAAAACGTGAAAAGATGTAAAGACAGGATAAACGATGATaacatgcatgcatgattAGTTTCTGTCAAGGACGATGTGACTCTTCCATGGATCAATCGTGATCTTCTGCAGCCGAGTTCATGCATTTCTGAGCCAAGTCGCAATGTAGTAAATCCATAGTTAATGCtgatgttcatcttcaaatcgaTTGAGGATCACTGTGTTTTCCTCCACCTTCGCGTCgctcattttcatctttccatttgtCCACTTGTTCGACTTTCACtgttctccttctgctcaTTTTCAAGCATCAAacatcacaatcacagtTGAGAACGATGGTCTCGGAAGATCAGCAGAAGGTTGCTACTCGTAAGCTGACTCAATGGATAGAAAACGATAATAGGATTGTAAGCCGTTCTCTTCCCCTCTGACCGTCCGTTCTTCGAACAAACCAGCTGATATTTCTCGTATAGGTCACATATAGAGATATAAGTAGAGAAGTGGGATGTCATGTGAATACAGCCAAGAAGTGCGTACTgcctcttcaccaccataATCACTCTTGGGTCGACGCCAATCTATACTGATGTTTGACGATTATCTATTTAAGTTTGTTGTTATCCCATTACAACTCCAACCCTTCTCTCTCGCCGACCTACCTTCTTACCGGTCCGTTATTATCCACATCGACCATCAATCAGACTCAATTGCACTCCCTCACACAGATCCATGGAAGCTCCACACAGAGAGTGAGGATAGTAGATATGGACGAGATGTCAGAAGGAGATCGTAATtcagaggacgaagatgatgatgatgagaaagaggtgggGAATGATAATGGAGCGGAAGATGGGTTAGTGGGTGATTTGAAGTTGCCAGTACCTGGGACAgtcaaggatgatgaggagatgggaGCGCtggagggggaagaggtaAAGAGGTGGGGGTTGGTGTTGGTtgggaaagatgggttggaaggtgagtaatagTTGTTGGTTCTTGTCAATGTCCCTCGTACTATAACATGATGGCAGGTAAACTCGTGCTGACGGAAAACGCATTGGACAATgcagaaaagaagaaattgttCGAGCAAGATACTTTGAACGTGCACATCCATTCACTTGCACCTGCACCTATCAACGTGAGCACAATGAGATCACATTCACGCCGCAATCGCAGCTGGCATTGTCTAGTCGCAGTTGCTCTTTAGACTGACTCTTATACTTGATGCACAGGACCCAGCACAGTATCTAATACCCAACCTCACACTCCGAGAACATAAGAACTACCACAACCCCCAGATATACGGCACCATCTCTGGAGAGGCATTCAGACCTACTATACCAGCTGTGGttgagaagaaagctatGAAAGATGGTGGGATCGATTGGAGCTCTAAAAAGATTGTGGGAGGAGgtaagaaggaggaggtgaagaagaaggaggagcCACAGAAAGAGGAAACGAGAATGGTCAGTTGTTCTTGGAAAGGGTGATCCGTGAGAATACTGGTCGTTGGGTGCAACTGACTAGTCGATATTCTTTTTGTCCAGGTCGATACCAAGaaaccctcatcatccactgCTACCAAGGTCACGTCAAAACCTGCTTCTACTAGACCCACTCCTGCTCCCGCGTCCACACAAGGTAGTATATCCGGAAAGAAAAAACGAGTGATTAATTCCGAtacagaggaagatgaacccGCTCGTCCCCCCAAGACGGCTACCCCTGCTGCTGGCGGAAGCAAAAAGGTGGACCCTACCTCATCGATGATCCGAGCGGACGACCAAAGAGCGATGGAAGCTATGATGTcgatggatatggatatagatatggAGTTGTCCGATAATGAGGTGGAAGTCAAGAAAGAACCTGACACGGTCATCACCACGGAAAGTAGGAAGGttaggaagaagagaagggtcAAGAAGAGTAAGACGGTAGAAGACAAGAAAGGTAGAATGGGTGAGTGCGATCAATCTACCACGGTCGGAGATCTGGAGGGTTATCTGGAGGGTTATCGGGAGTCTATACCTCTCATAACAATGTTTTTCACCTTTGCTCAATACTCAAGCCCAATACCTGATCCGAACGAAATACCATTCCCTCCATTACCTCCATCCATGTCTCGTTGCAATATTCACGCTgacatctctctcttcaaaTGTAGTTACCAAAGACTACTCGACGGACGAGTCCTACACTGCTTCTGAGACTGACGAACCAGCACCTTCTACAAAAGCGAAATCTAGACCTGCACCTACAACAAAGCCTCAGATCATCAAGCGAGAATCAACCTCGTCGATTGGTAGCGGTACGACTAAAACCCCCGCTAGTTCTGGATCGCACCCGCCTGTTAAGAAAGCAACGGGCGGAGGGACGGCGAAAGGTCAAAGTACGTTGAAAGGCTTTTTCACCAAGAAGTAGTAGGTGCTTGAGGGAGGGATGAAGAGTTGCGTAGTCATTTACCATATAACATGTAATTTGTTACTcagtggaggagggaagtGACTGTCAATTAGAAGAAACTCAATGTTAACCCTCATGATGATGACGTATCGTACACGGTAGCAGAATGGAGGTACCACAAAGGATTTTCTAGAACGACTGCCATCGAGTCGATTTCAGAAACCCTCTTCAGATGAGATATCCTTTCACGTCACATCATCGCAATACCTGGCACTGTCGGAGTTACACAATGTGAAGTTTTTAGCATCAGCAGGGAGTTCTGACCACTTTGATCACTGCATAAGAGGCTGAGAAGATTATTCGCCACTATGTgattcctcttccccttctgAACCACTGTCTTGTTGAATACTTACAAAATACTAACTACTCAAAATTCTGAGTGAAATCTCACAACATCGTGCCCCGTCAttgctcttcctcgtcaatAGATCCAAACTTGAAGCACGCATACACATCTCACCTCCTTAGATATGGCAGCCAATCTTCCTCCAGGATTACTGGAACAAATCCTCCGACAGCGTGCTGCCCAAGCAGCGTCAGCGGGAAGTACTCAACCAAGTTACGCATCAACCTTTGGTGGTGGTCCAAGGACTGTACCATTATCGTCATTGTTTGGTAACAATGCAGGAACCCAACCATCAGTCCCGCTATCTTCTTTGTTTGGCCAACCTCAACCCCGGCCTCAACAAGCATTTAGTACTTACGGTGGTCTGCCTACAGGTACAGGTATTCCCTCATCCTACCTCAATAgtaccaataccaacaaTCCATTCTACAGACCTGGTTCTGGATTTGGTTATGGGTATCCGCCCCCACCGCCTTCGGTCCCATCAAATATCTCATACGGAAGGAATGGCCAGAGATTCGATCCTTCTCAAGGTTTTCCACCACCAGATTGGTTCATCAACGATACTAACAATACTCCCAGCAGAACTGGCTGGGGAAATATTGGTACTGGTGGTATAAACACTGGATTCGGCACCAGCACCAACGCTAATTCGCCTCATAGTGCCTATTGGAGTTCGGCATTACCACCTACCGTATCCCGTCTTCAGAATGGTCCCACGACCATCGGAGGGGCATTTCAGAGTTATATTTcggaattgaagaaagatgcgATAGGTACTCTGAAAGGGAGTGAACAGGTTATAAGCCAgaaatcacaatcacaagaGAAATTGAGTCAATACATCTCTGAAACAACGACGAATATCATGAGTGCACTGAGTAGGAATGCTAATGTCGGTGGAGGTGCTGttttgaaagctttgagggagttggaagaggttaGACAAAAGCAAGATCTAGTTAGTGGAGAAATTGCGAATGAACGCAACGTAAAGACCCAAGCGATAAGCAGGGTCAATGAGCTGCTCAGTACAGAGGTGGAATTTACCAAAGGAGAACTGAGTAaggaagaagctttgaagagaAGTAGAGAATGGGGTAGTACGTATTTAGGTAGAAATACCAATGGTAAGTCTTTTGACTGTATTATGATGGTCTTCCCGGGATATGATCTGTCAATATTCAACCCTCATTTTCGAGCCTTTGATTCTCAACTTTTTCATGTTGACATGACTTGCTATGTGTCTTAGGCGTAACATGGTCAACATGGGATGATTATCTTACTTCGGCAACAGGAACGAGATCCCAATTGAACCCATTCTTGAAAAGGAATGAGTTGCGaaatcaagctcaacaacagcagacACAAGGATCGGGATCTTCGTTCTTCGGTAATGGCAACGGTAGTAATCCATTTTCGAGGTTTTTCAATAGGTCTAATCCTACACAAGCTCAAAGTGGTTATAGTGGGTTATGAAAGAACCTGCCGTAAAAGATACTCTCTGGAGATGAGACTCTTGGCGGTAGTGTCTATCCGAGATTCTTCGAATGGAGAAGAGCTTTTGATGTGGTATCACCTTGCCTCATCATGGTATTTCACATTCAttggtggatgtggatgatcagACAAGATATCATTGGATCTGCGAGTAGATCATTATGTGTCGTCCTATGATATGCGCTGATGCCATGTAGAGGATAGCCATGAATCTTGGCCTTTTGAAATGTAATTCTTTGATTTTATGCAGCGTGAATAGAGGTGGTCGATTTTACAGAGAATCCGGAGGTGACTCGGGGAAAGAGTGATGACCAGACGTGCGATGAGTTGAATCGGTAGGAATGCACTTCTATGGTTAGATCTTGACATGAGATGCTTTCCTCATCGCCGGCAATGTTGAAAGCTGTGCTGGCTATCTGCTCGATAAGGTTAGATATCTTCAGTTGAGCATCATCGTTGCATCGCCTTGTCGTTTTCCATTCTTTTGTATGGTACTGTAGCCACTCTCACGCGTCATATTCCAGTATACGAGTAAGATCAAAAAGTTGATTTTCAGGGTTCACATGGAGATTACATTTACCCCGCCTCActtgatcgattgatgaaaCCAGGAAGAGGGGGAGAAGAGGTCAGTGCACAATTATAATTATACCAGATACCACTAGTACATACATCCATCGATAGCAATGTATCATTCATAGATCTGCATTTTAGCTGTATACATACTCTGATTCTCACCATCTTGTCACTACCACGCACTCAATACACCACTTCGAGTACTACGACCATGAACCCAGGCGATATATACACCCCGCCGCATGGCCgacagcagcagcagcagcagcagcagcagcagcagcaacaacaacaaggaGGAGGATACACTTCACCAACTCATCAGACTCATTCTCAAGGTCAAccattcccttcttatcctccCACCTaccagcaacagcagcaacaatCACCGTACCGTGCACCACCATCACACCATTACCCATCCGATCCAAACCCACAGTACTCTTCACCAATGACCAACCCATACGatacaccaccacctctccaTCAATCGCACTCATCCCCTCCCCCTCAGATCTTTCCCAATTCTCAATCACAACCATACGGTGATCCCTTCAACCCGACTGTACCTACCCAACAAGGGAATCAAGGATGGGCAGAACCGCAGGGGAGTAGACACCATGCTTCTCAACCCCTTTCACCGAgtcaccatcatcaatcaatcgttGGTGGTGCTCCAAGATACTCTTTACCCGTTCAACAACAGCCTTACGGCTCCCCTtcacctgtacctgtacctaTCAGCCCACCAGGTGGAAGAACGAGATTCGATTCAAATCTATCATTTCACTCTTCGGCACCTCTATCATCTTACGATAATAGGTTATCTTCCCCACCTCCATTACTACCCCACgactcatcttcctcgtccatgGCAAATCTCGCGGCACTGGCGCATCACCCGTCCTATGCTCCGCATGGGTATGGTAACCACGTAGCTGGCGCACAAGATGACGATATAAACGATTCTGCACCTCTGTTATCACACGCTGCACCTGATACGAGATTTGGTATTCCCTCGCAGAATCAATCAAGATATCAATTATCGGATAATGGACCATCGCAAgctgatggaggagatgtGGGGATGCTACCTGGACGATGGGTTGACAATGAACAGCAAAGGAATGGATATTCGATACCGCCCCAGCAAGgacaggatgatgaagaggtgaatgtGCACTATGGTCCACTGCCTATCAGGGTGGTGAGGAGGAATAGGACACAGAAAAGGGTACAGTGAGTGTCACCAATTTCTTTTGCACCGTTAAAATCGACGTGCaactgatatatatatatatatttaaTAATATAGATTATTCCGAGGACACTTGGTGTTGGATATAGACGTACCTACAATGTTATTGGATCAATGTCCGATAAGAGAGGGAAATGAGTTTacaaagatgagatatacgGCTGTTACTTGTGATCCCAATGATTTTGTCGTGGGTGCAACGTCTGAATCTATCCTTTTTTGGTTGAAACAACTAGTATCGTGTAGGACACTAGCTGAAAATTGCTGTTTTGAATGAATGTAGGAAGATAAGTATACACTTCGTCAGAGATTGTATGATCCGCCTAGGCAGACTGAGCTGTTCATTGTGAGTCCTCTTTTTCAATTTCAGGAACTTGGCTtatagaagctgattttgCATCTTAATTGATCTGGCCCTGCATAGGTCATCACGATGTACAACGTAAGTCTAATAGCTTAAGCCTCTCTGTCTGCAATCATGACCATCCGCTGAATAATTGTCTCTGTGTTTAGGAAGATGACGTCCTGTTCTGTCGAACAATGAGAGGTATCATGCAGAATATCGCACATTTGTGTACCAGGAATAAGAGTAAGACTTGGGGGCAGGAcgggtggaagaaggtgagccGATTTTCGCTTTGCAGCTCCCAACAAGAGCGATGACTGATTACCACTCCGTATGATCCGACAACCAGGTTGTTGTGTGTGTTGTAGCAGATGGACGATTGAAAATCAACCCACGTACAAGATCGGTGTTGGCTGCTCTAGGTGTATACCAAGATGGAGTGGGTAAGAACGTGGTCAATGGCAAACCCGTGACAGCACATTTGTATGAATATACCACTCAACGTGAGCTAAATCCTCCTAATTGGCTGCAGGCATGCAAGCTGACAAGAATAATGAAAATCAGTATCGATAACGTCTAATGGGAAGATTGGACCGGGTGGATCGAACACTGTTCCTATACAGATGATATTTTgcatgaaggtgagctatacTGAGGATATAGCAAAAACGATGCACTGTAGCTCATGCATACGTGCAACATGTAGGAaaagaatcagaagaaggtaagctgTCATATTGAAGGAGAAGCGGTGACCAAGCTGATAAGTGTTCGTCGGCAGATTAACAGTCATAGATGGTTCTTCAAGTGAGATATTCTACCCTCTTTACTGAATGCAGTgagaaacaagctgacaCATGACGAACAGTGCTTTCGGAGCTTGTTTGAAACCAAAGTGAGCATAGCAGGAATTTAGCTGGTATTATACCGTGAACTGCTCAGCTGATATGCCGGATGCGTTTTTGACTTTCAGCGTCTGTGTCCTTTTGGATGTCGGTACTCAACCAGGCCCAGACtccatctaccatctctgGAAAGCGTTCGACATCAACTCGTCAGTCGGAGGAGCATGTGGAGAGATCGTAGCTTTGAAAGGGATGTTCTGGAAGAATCTCTTGAACCCTCTGGTCGCCGCTCAGAATTTCGAGTATAAAATGTCGAACATCTTGGACAAACCACTGGAGAGTATCTTCGGGTACATCACTGTGCTGTGAGTGGGCTGCTCTTGCCGTGGTGGGCGAAACATCTAAAAGCtgacatcatgatgatgattaggCCGGGAGCTTTCTCAGCCTATCGGGTAAGCTCTCGATCGTTATGTATCGTCGACTGAAGCTCATAATTCTATGTTCAGTATATTGCCCTGCTtaatgatgatcatgggAATGGACCTTTGAAGCAGTATTTCATCGGTGAGACGATGCatggtgcaggtgcaggtatCTTGTGAGCTATTTTGTTATTTTTTAGGATGATCTATCAGCTAACATCTTGGCCAGTTCCGCAAATATGTATCTCGCcgaaggtgagttgctaTATGctcgatgagatgaaatgCAGCTGACTCTTTCACCTTTACTAGATCGTATCTTATGCTGGGAATTGGTCAGCAAGAGAGAATGTAAATGGAAATTACATTATGTCAAATCGGCATACGCTATCACAGATGTACCCGATACCGTGCCGGAGTTGGTCTCtcagagaagaaggtaagtttGTTACTCTGTTGTGAACGGGCGAAGTCGAATGCATGATCAGATAGCTGACGTTCAGTTGGTATATCGATAGATGGTTGAATGGTTCTTTTTTCGCTGCTATACATTCGATCGTACACTTCGGGTATCTCTATAGGTCGTCGTGCGTTAGCTGTTTCGTGGTGTGAGGACAAGattagctgatatcatcaacaggcATACCTTCACAAGAAAACTTTTCCTTCATGTCGAATTGGTGTATCGTGAGTCTAGCTAAATCGCTGTATATTTTTGAATATTAAGCTGACGAGTGCGTTTtgtttttgcttttcctATAGAGACCTTGAGCATGATCTTCGCTTGGTTCGCT
This window harbors:
- a CDS encoding phosphopyruvate hydratase — translated: MSTVTKVHARQPFPPPHRPFSSLHYHISHLSSVDGLTIIRNPTVEVDVHTEKGRFRAQVPSGASTGAHEAIELRDKGSDYVGKGVLKAVKNVNEVIAPALIDAKIPVTSQKEIDDFLIKLDGTDNKGKLGANAILGVSMAVSEAGAADQGKPLYAYLAGLAGVSEPYVLPTPAFNVINGGSHAGNALAFQEFMLLPTGASSFTEALKMGSETYHTLKKVITKKYGIDAANVGDEGGFAPNVSGAEESLDLLTEAIKQAGYTGKVQIGLDVASSEFYKEGKYDLDFKNPNSDSSKWLSGKELADLYNSYVDKYDIISIEDPFDQDDFDAWTHFTTTSKIQIVGDDLLVTNPQRIKTAIEKKACNALLLKINQIGTISESIQAVQLSQSNGWAVMTSHRSGETESTYIADLAVALKTGEIKTGAPCRSERVAKYNQLLRIEEELGDKAIYAGSKGLSKGTTAPELKDN